In one window of Candidatus Scalindua sp. DNA:
- the lptD gene encoding LPS assembly protein LptD, whose product MRYITVAVRLVSLVFCCLHFAEGALITKDVSPQPISLSADSIKTWDENGYKVFYAQGTVRVEQGDIQINADSLVAWFSEVKVSQLAEGHMDVYCDSKVTLSQDGVTDDFEHMYLRLITTAGIVADSRNVAIESFEEGVNVGTYLRGKKIRDDGKGEFASRESPIGIPLGSPVSAPPEGLPVEIFADDIDSWVERDLRIIVATGNVRIERTGETLNADNVILYLDQKKEKDADPEQQTFEEFYAEGNVTLRRGKDILIADKVFENAKEGKGLLVNSTIRTTFSEVNIPMYIRGDEIKHRGQGQYDVKNGSFSSCTYGHPHFHFKSANIRLFKTDKHSIIATQKDTLYAGNIPIFYIPFLSFNLQKNRSLLKEWETGTASRFGRFVTTDWDLYSLASAGSLSDWSELTLSADYLSMRGPAVGLDFEYAKPNFWGLARTYYIQDKEDFDINSVPVEDNDRGHFLWRHRQLLRNGWRADIEVSQVSDRSYFREFHVMEFKTDKDRETLLYLRKISDNRGMTVRAERQLRTYDTYVDSTRLNRKNESLPEFKYRMIGEPLWEGRLNYTAETGLAYQSRMFDGISPKRAEERFLGRGALLTAERVFDRVPVRLEPEETIRFDTDHLLSAPFRFFGVRFNPFVGARLTGYSESVKRDPVTSENIGGGTPRLRIAGTLGIEANTTISRTYSTYNKFLNINRLRHIITPEMRFNFIPIVSQDPEDLNQFDGVDALDTYQSVSFGVRNRFQTKRGQTGSEIPVDIADFDIEFNLFPGNAGLNRKRDDYIKLDMRFNLSDKISILSEHNEFNLDRGGIDVFNLGVNYNNMPKWSFYLGNRFIENISSSVVVSSAVSLGEKWEVRFFELFDFKTRKTNVAGTLVSEESSNLNTSIVISRFFHDWIGSMTLAVDEVRTNNVARFDIVPRGGGTQNIRNMFMF is encoded by the coding sequence ATGCGATATATTACCGTAGCTGTCCGCCTGGTATCCTTAGTTTTCTGTTGCCTCCATTTTGCTGAAGGAGCCCTCATTACAAAGGATGTATCACCGCAGCCTATATCCCTGAGTGCTGACTCAATCAAGACGTGGGATGAGAATGGATACAAAGTTTTTTATGCTCAAGGTACCGTTAGAGTGGAGCAGGGGGATATACAAATCAACGCTGACTCGCTGGTTGCCTGGTTCTCGGAAGTTAAGGTTTCTCAACTTGCTGAAGGGCATATGGATGTTTATTGTGACAGTAAGGTAACATTGTCTCAGGACGGGGTGACGGATGATTTTGAACACATGTATCTGCGGTTGATTACTACTGCAGGAATCGTTGCAGACTCCAGAAATGTCGCGATAGAAAGTTTTGAAGAGGGGGTAAACGTTGGGACTTATCTGCGAGGGAAAAAGATCAGAGATGACGGGAAAGGTGAATTTGCTTCCAGGGAATCTCCTATAGGTATTCCTCTTGGTTCACCTGTTAGTGCTCCGCCTGAGGGGCTGCCGGTAGAGATTTTTGCAGATGACATCGATAGCTGGGTTGAGAGGGATCTCCGTATAATTGTTGCTACGGGAAATGTCAGGATTGAGCGGACAGGAGAAACCTTGAATGCTGATAACGTAATTCTGTATCTCGACCAGAAAAAGGAGAAAGATGCAGATCCTGAACAGCAGACATTTGAGGAATTTTACGCTGAGGGTAATGTCACTCTCAGGCGTGGAAAAGACATACTGATAGCTGACAAGGTTTTCGAAAACGCTAAAGAGGGAAAAGGGCTGCTGGTGAACAGTACCATCAGGACAACCTTCTCAGAGGTAAATATCCCCATGTATATAAGGGGTGATGAGATTAAGCATAGAGGTCAAGGGCAATATGATGTGAAAAATGGGTCATTTTCAAGCTGTACTTATGGGCATCCTCACTTCCATTTCAAATCTGCAAATATCAGGCTTTTTAAAACAGACAAGCATTCAATAATTGCCACACAAAAAGACACATTGTATGCGGGAAATATTCCTATATTTTATATCCCTTTTTTATCATTTAATTTGCAAAAAAATAGATCGCTGTTAAAAGAGTGGGAGACTGGAACTGCTTCCCGATTTGGAAGATTTGTTACAACAGATTGGGACCTGTACAGCTTGGCATCTGCTGGCAGTTTAAGTGACTGGAGTGAGTTGACATTAAGTGCCGATTACCTTTCCATGAGAGGCCCTGCGGTTGGGTTGGATTTTGAATATGCGAAACCTAATTTCTGGGGATTGGCAAGGACCTATTATATTCAGGACAAAGAGGATTTTGATATTAATAGTGTTCCCGTTGAGGATAACGATAGAGGGCACTTTCTCTGGCGGCACAGACAATTGCTGCGGAATGGCTGGAGAGCTGATATTGAAGTCTCACAAGTAAGCGATAGAAGTTATTTTCGAGAATTTCACGTTATGGAGTTTAAAACAGATAAAGACAGGGAAACGTTATTGTATCTAAGGAAAATTTCTGATAACAGGGGAATGACTGTGCGGGCAGAGCGTCAGCTGAGGACATATGATACCTATGTTGATTCAACAAGGCTCAACAGGAAAAATGAATCATTGCCGGAATTCAAGTATCGTATGATAGGGGAACCCTTATGGGAGGGTAGGCTGAATTACACAGCTGAAACGGGACTTGCTTATCAAAGCAGAATGTTTGATGGAATTTCTCCGAAGAGGGCGGAGGAAAGATTTCTTGGTCGTGGGGCTTTATTGACCGCAGAAAGAGTCTTTGACAGAGTGCCTGTCAGGCTGGAGCCGGAGGAAACGATCAGGTTTGATACTGATCATTTGCTCAGCGCACCGTTTCGTTTTTTTGGGGTAAGGTTTAACCCTTTTGTAGGAGCTCGTCTTACCGGCTACAGCGAGAGTGTCAAGAGAGACCCTGTTACGTCTGAGAACATAGGGGGTGGTACCCCCCGTCTGAGAATAGCAGGCACGCTTGGTATTGAAGCAAACACCACCATCTCAAGAACTTACAGCACTTATAATAAATTTCTCAACATAAACAGGCTCAGGCATATAATTACCCCGGAAATGCGTTTTAATTTTATCCCGATCGTATCACAGGACCCGGAAGATTTAAACCAGTTTGATGGGGTGGATGCATTGGACACGTATCAGTCGGTCTCATTTGGCGTCCGTAACAGGTTTCAAACAAAACGAGGGCAGACAGGCAGTGAGATACCCGTGGACATTGCTGATTTTGATATTGAATTTAACTTATTTCCAGGTAATGCGGGTTTAAATAGAAAACGTGATGATTATATTAAATTGGATATGCGGTTTAATTTGAGCGATAAAATTTCAATTCTTTCAGAACATAATGAGTTTAACCTGGATAGAGGGGGTATTGATGTGTTTAATTTAGGTGTTAATTATAATAATATGCCAAAATGGAGTTTCTATCTCGGTAACAGGTTCATTGAAAACATCAGTTCTTCTGTGGTAGTTTCATCAGCCGTATCTCTCGGCGAAAAATGGGAGGTGCGTTTCTTTGAATTATTTGACTTTAAGACAAGAAAAACAAATGTGGCGGGAACCCTTGTTTCCGAAGAGAGCTCAAATCTCAATACCAGTATTGTGATTTCTAGATTTTTCCATGACTGGATTGGAAGCATGACGCTAGCGGTAGATGAAGTCCGAACAAATAACGTTGCCCGTTTTGATATTGTCCCTCGCGGGGGGGGTACACAGAATATAAGAAACATGTTTATGTTTTAA
- a CDS encoding DegT/DnrJ/EryC1/StrS family aminotransferase, which yields MGSSVSNNTIKNVPLIDLQRQYRGIKDEIDSAIEKVLESQAFILGPQVEEFEELIAAYCRTKHAIGVSSGTDALVLALKSLGIGNGDEVITTPFTFFATVGSICNVGATPVFVDIDPDTYTIRADLIRACITKRTKAIIPVHLYGQCADMEPILAIAEEYGLKVIEDAAQAIGSEYKERKAGSMGDLGCFSFFPSKNLGAFGDGGLVTCNSDEIAEKVSMLRVHGGKTKNYYPLVGINGRLDTLQASILIVKLRYIDEWNENRRKKASYYMEQLEGLNVSLPGTATFNKHVFHLFVIRLKARDKLLEYFKEKNIDCAVHYPVPQHLQKCIEFLGYKEGDMPEAERAAREIVAIPNFPEITKGEQDYVIEALKVFSSR from the coding sequence ATGGGCTCTTCAGTCAGTAATAACACAATAAAAAATGTACCCCTGATCGATTTGCAGCGGCAATATCGAGGTATAAAGGATGAAATAGACTCCGCAATCGAAAAAGTCCTTGAAAGCCAGGCCTTTATCTTGGGGCCACAGGTTGAAGAATTTGAGGAACTGATTGCTGCTTACTGCAGGACAAAACATGCGATAGGAGTTTCATCTGGGACGGATGCCTTGGTTCTGGCCCTTAAGTCATTGGGAATCGGTAATGGCGATGAAGTTATAACTACCCCCTTCACCTTTTTTGCCACAGTTGGTTCGATTTGTAATGTCGGTGCAACTCCTGTCTTTGTGGATATTGATCCAGATACATATACCATCAGGGCTGACTTAATCAGGGCGTGCATAACGAAAAGAACAAAGGCTATTATTCCCGTACATTTATACGGTCAATGTGCTGATATGGAACCGATACTGGCAATTGCAGAAGAGTATGGTCTCAAGGTTATAGAGGATGCGGCGCAGGCAATTGGCTCAGAATACAAAGAAAGAAAAGCCGGTTCAATGGGCGATTTGGGATGCTTTTCTTTTTTTCCCAGCAAAAATCTTGGAGCGTTCGGGGATGGAGGACTGGTTACGTGTAACAGTGACGAGATTGCTGAAAAGGTTTCTATGTTGAGGGTTCATGGAGGAAAAACGAAAAATTATTACCCCCTTGTGGGGATTAATGGCAGGTTGGATACGTTACAAGCCTCTATCCTTATCGTAAAATTGAGGTATATCGACGAGTGGAATGAGAATCGGCGGAAGAAAGCATCATACTACATGGAACAGCTGGAAGGGCTTAATGTATCGCTGCCCGGGACGGCGACTTTCAATAAACATGTGTTTCACCTCTTCGTGATCAGGTTAAAGGCACGGGACAAGCTCCTGGAATATTTTAAAGAAAAAAATATAGATTGCGCCGTACACTATCCTGTCCCGCAACATTTGCAGAAATGTATCGAATTTTTAGGCTACAAAGAAGGCGACATGCCTGAAGCTGAAAGGGCAGCAAGGGAAATAGTGGCAATTCCAAATTTCCCGGAAATAACAAAAGGTGAACAGGACTATGTTATTGAAGCGCTAAAAGTTTTTTCAAGCAGGTAA
- a CDS encoding DNA internalization-related competence protein ComEC/Rec2 encodes MKNRPLIGVTLSFITGILVVNFLTIDLLSALLITTVLLIISLCLLISHRREYVFSILLLTFLTGIIYHQYRSSPFPSSNISHFVKNDKLPVRLRGIVLTDPVIRHMPPPPLSQQFRQNEITTFLMKIEAAGETPDIRTYGYRQKERTSHKQKENSPQLHWKKITGIVKVNVYPRITSHSLKQKEDTFKIRNQFTANSVKYGDRIELIGYISKPEAPHNPYQFDYKTYLQRQRPHIDVIANLISAKNIQLLSEKNGNYFSASIYRLKRKLTTILNRYITEDSAPLVCSILLGDREKVNHHLLDGFVKTGTMHFLAISGFHVGILVISLHFFLRLLGMNTKHATIIIIIFTFIYAAITGMKTPILRASIMVATFYGAYIFHRRWDLPNSISAAVLLILIINPSDLFNPGFQLSVLAILGIVCLSGRIENRLWKSTHLVEKLQANHERNTAWLLFRKYCRKTFCASAAAWFAVTPLIAYHFNIVTPLALLLNIVVLPLIWCILVGGFLVLLTGITIPVLAPLFAWIVSYSEIALKNIILTFSSNSTIFHYTAGLSWIWILIYYVVAALFVLRKSFRLKFEHMVIASLFLLNIFIFTGLLIKKNDFLHLTCFDVKHGTAIFIQFPNGKNMLFDSGTWSNYDVGERVVAPFLWKRKVETIDTIVISHEHEDHCNGIPSLIERFTVSNVFINKFLLQSGRKNELLKLISNENINIGLLSNGLEITGYEPAKITVLNPPDKDTMRHVGHAPHQLTANDASSVLLIEYMNYRIVLCADVGESGIKLFLSSMNISTDPSEDFIADILQVPHHGGFIENTEELIWRIRPKYAIISGNRSIISTATMKAYERSGAEVFKTYQDGAISFTIGKEGIIFSKFLND; translated from the coding sequence ATGAAGAATCGGCCCCTTATAGGAGTCACACTATCTTTCATAACAGGCATATTGGTTGTTAATTTTCTCACTATAGATTTATTATCTGCACTGTTGATAACAACTGTGCTTTTAATTATCTCATTGTGTTTATTGATATCTCATCGTAGAGAATATGTATTCTCGATCCTTTTACTAACATTTCTTACCGGTATCATATACCACCAGTACCGTTCTTCCCCTTTCCCGTCCAGCAATATATCACATTTTGTCAAGAATGATAAATTACCCGTTCGCTTACGCGGAATTGTCCTGACTGATCCCGTAATCAGGCACATGCCTCCCCCTCCATTATCTCAGCAATTCCGACAAAATGAGATAACAACTTTTTTAATGAAAATCGAGGCTGCCGGAGAGACTCCGGATATTCGCACATATGGATACAGGCAGAAGGAAAGGACCTCTCATAAACAAAAGGAAAATTCACCACAGCTGCATTGGAAGAAGATTACGGGCATCGTAAAAGTAAATGTCTACCCGAGGATAACGTCTCATTCTCTAAAGCAGAAAGAAGATACTTTCAAAATCAGAAACCAATTTACTGCAAATTCTGTAAAATATGGTGACAGGATTGAGTTAATCGGTTACATCTCAAAACCTGAGGCACCTCACAATCCTTACCAGTTTGATTACAAAACATATCTTCAGAGACAGAGACCGCACATTGATGTGATCGCCAACCTTATCAGTGCAAAGAATATTCAATTGTTGTCGGAAAAAAATGGAAATTATTTTTCTGCATCTATCTACAGACTGAAGAGAAAACTGACAACTATCCTGAACAGGTATATAACAGAGGATAGTGCACCCCTTGTCTGCAGTATCTTGCTCGGTGACCGTGAGAAGGTTAATCACCATCTACTGGACGGTTTTGTAAAGACAGGAACAATGCATTTCCTGGCAATAAGCGGCTTCCATGTGGGAATTCTGGTTATTTCGTTGCATTTTTTCTTAAGGTTACTTGGGATGAATACAAAACATGCAACCATAATTATTATTATATTTACTTTTATCTATGCCGCCATAACGGGAATGAAGACACCAATATTACGAGCAAGTATCATGGTGGCAACCTTCTATGGTGCATATATTTTTCACAGGAGATGGGATCTTCCAAATAGTATTTCCGCAGCAGTACTTTTAATTCTTATCATAAATCCTTCAGACCTGTTTAACCCAGGATTTCAACTTTCCGTCCTTGCGATTCTCGGGATTGTCTGCCTCTCAGGCAGAATCGAAAATCGTCTCTGGAAATCGACTCATTTGGTTGAGAAATTACAAGCGAATCATGAAAGGAACACTGCCTGGTTACTCTTCAGAAAATATTGTAGAAAAACATTTTGTGCTTCTGCTGCAGCCTGGTTTGCCGTCACACCTCTTATAGCCTATCATTTCAACATAGTAACACCGCTTGCACTGCTGTTGAATATCGTTGTTCTCCCCTTAATATGGTGCATACTCGTTGGTGGTTTTCTCGTCTTGCTGACGGGTATTACGATTCCCGTGCTGGCTCCCCTGTTTGCATGGATAGTTTCATATTCTGAGATAGCATTGAAAAATATTATCCTCACATTTTCTTCAAATAGTACGATTTTTCACTACACAGCGGGATTATCATGGATCTGGATACTCATCTATTATGTGGTAGCCGCCCTTTTTGTTCTCAGAAAGAGTTTTCGGCTTAAGTTTGAACATATGGTGATAGCCTCACTGTTTCTTTTAAACATATTTATTTTTACCGGCCTGCTTATTAAAAAGAACGATTTTTTACACTTGACCTGTTTTGATGTGAAGCACGGAACCGCAATCTTTATCCAATTCCCAAATGGTAAAAATATGCTGTTTGATTCTGGCACATGGAGTAATTATGATGTTGGGGAACGTGTCGTCGCCCCATTTTTATGGAAGCGGAAAGTGGAAACCATAGACACAATAGTTATTTCTCATGAACATGAAGACCACTGTAATGGAATACCTTCACTCATTGAAAGGTTTACTGTCAGCAATGTTTTTATCAACAAATTCTTATTACAATCCGGTAGAAAGAATGAATTGCTGAAACTCATCAGTAATGAGAATATCAATATCGGCTTACTATCAAACGGTTTAGAAATCACAGGATATGAACCTGCAAAAATAACCGTACTTAACCCACCAGATAAAGACACGATGAGACATGTTGGCCATGCACCTCATCAGCTCACCGCAAATGATGCATCAAGTGTGCTATTGATTGAATATATGAATTACAGGATAGTTCTCTGTGCCGATGTAGGTGAATCTGGAATTAAATTGTTTCTATCCAGCATGAACATCTCGACAGATCCGTCTGAAGATTTTATTGCTGACATTCTTCAGGTTCCGCACCATGGCGGATTTATTGAAAACACAGAAGAGCTGATCTGGCGGATCCGGCCAAAATATGCCATAATAAGCGGAAATAGAAGTATTATTTCAACTGCCACCATGAAAGCCTACGAGAGATCCGGAGCAGAGGTGTTTAAGACGTATCAAGATGGAGCGATATCATTTACGATCGGTAAGGAAGGTATAATCTTCTCAAAATTCCTCAATGACTAA
- the larE gene encoding ATP-dependent sacrificial sulfur transferase LarE codes for MAAVIEYLFPVLEISRVQNVQILSDRVVRILCIGATFESLKSRGLYNLSRAGGLREFGLRFVKTSLRRYKILYNGNQIVEKSNILVKNRGELGSELTGKLEALSNQLRKFLPGGVIVAFSGGIDSAMLLWAAKKVKDESGGKLLAVTTDSPSLSRTELEDALGFAKDLHVEHTIEKSEEIFDEEYIRNDYDRCYYCKKELFGITGSIAKGDKYKWVLYGYNVSDGDDIRPGHKAALENNVISPLADAGFTKDDIRTVLRANHLAIAEKPASPCLSSRIMTGIPITKKRLNDIEAMEAILKEAGIKVFRVRLCRESAELFFRIESAPEEMQSVLQQGEILVAEGKKRGYKWVTLDFEPYRSGGGVS; via the coding sequence ATGGCGGCAGTAATAGAGTACCTCTTCCCGGTCCTGGAGATAAGCCGTGTACAGAACGTCCAGATCCTCAGTGATAGGGTTGTTCGCATTCTATGCATAGGGGCAACGTTTGAGAGTCTCAAATCCAGGGGGTTGTATAATCTTTCTCGCGCAGGAGGGTTGCGGGAATTCGGATTAAGGTTCGTGAAAACAAGTCTAAGAAGGTATAAAATTCTGTATAATGGCAATCAGATTGTGGAAAAGAGTAATATCCTGGTAAAAAACAGAGGAGAATTAGGTTCAGAGTTAACGGGGAAATTGGAGGCGCTCTCAAACCAATTGAGGAAATTCCTTCCTGGTGGAGTAATCGTCGCCTTCTCAGGGGGCATCGATAGCGCCATGCTCTTATGGGCAGCAAAAAAAGTGAAAGACGAGTCTGGTGGTAAGCTGCTTGCGGTAACTACTGATAGCCCGAGCTTATCTCGAACCGAATTGGAAGATGCTTTGGGCTTTGCAAAAGATTTACATGTAGAACACACTATTGAAAAAAGTGAAGAGATTTTCGATGAAGAATACATTCGGAATGATTATGATCGATGTTATTATTGTAAAAAGGAACTGTTTGGAATTACCGGTTCTATTGCGAAGGGCGATAAATATAAATGGGTGCTGTATGGTTATAACGTTTCCGACGGAGACGATATTCGGCCGGGTCATAAAGCCGCATTGGAAAATAACGTAATATCACCGCTCGCTGATGCGGGTTTTACGAAAGATGATATCAGGACCGTTCTTCGTGCCAACCATTTAGCTATTGCGGAGAAGCCGGCAAGTCCCTGTTTGAGTTCGAGAATAATGACCGGAATCCCTATTACGAAAAAGCGGCTAAACGATATTGAAGCCATGGAGGCGATACTGAAAGAAGCAGGTATAAAGGTCTTTCGTGTACGCCTTTGCCGGGAGAGCGCGGAGCTTTTTTTCAGGATTGAATCCGCACCTGAAGAGATGCAGTCTGTATTGCAGCAGGGTGAGATCCTGGTTGCTGAAGGCAAAAAGCGTGGGTACAAATGGGTGACTCTTGATTTTGAACCTTACAGGAGCGGTGGTGGGGTTTCTTGA
- a CDS encoding DinB family protein, translating to MGYTFLIDTYETERMKTLSTWSTFKDEDLKRRPHPEDRRGRNALEHMVHQCMGENLWFSNMLGIDVGAPPLPEQETRLEFIKRYAEDSGKRLTALREKDDAWWEEEVKFFTVTRSRAWVVTRRIAHTAHHRGQLTMLLRILGREIYSTYGPTADTGGLMQNKAETIYPYPSVEALIAGETDGGSNRVPLPGPGDKPCTERPDPQ from the coding sequence ATGGGCTATACATTTCTCATTGATACCTATGAAACGGAACGGATGAAGACGCTTAGTACCTGGAGTACGTTTAAAGATGAAGACCTGAAAAGACGCCCTCACCCGGAGGATAGAAGAGGCAGAAACGCCCTTGAGCACATGGTTCATCAATGCATGGGAGAAAATCTCTGGTTTTCCAATATGCTCGGAATTGACGTGGGCGCACCTCCTTTGCCGGAACAGGAAACACGTCTCGAATTCATAAAACGCTATGCTGAGGATTCCGGAAAACGACTGACAGCCTTACGGGAAAAAGATGATGCCTGGTGGGAAGAAGAGGTAAAATTCTTTACCGTTACTCGTTCACGGGCCTGGGTTGTAACGAGAAGAATCGCCCATACAGCACATCATCGGGGGCAGTTGACGATGTTGCTTCGGATATTGGGAAGGGAAATCTACAGCACCTATGGACCTACTGCTGATACCGGCGGTTTAATGCAGAATAAAGCTGAGACAATATATCCATATCCAAGTGTTGAAGCCCTGATCGCAGGTGAAACAGATGGCGGCAGTAATAGAGTACCTCTTCCCGGTCCTGGAGATAAGCCGTGTACAGAACGTCCAGATCCTCAGTGA
- a CDS encoding Xaa-Pro peptidase family protein, translated as MQNNEALLIIADSEKDSNMFYATGFSAPDPFIYLQYVDKKIMVIHDLEIDRAKSQSKTEKVLSLSKYEKIAARQNRKPPELIETVMVILNEIKIKKLIVPENFSIKYADALRKNGFELEVRQEPLFPAREIKNKQEIRYITRVLRTTEKVLSKAIDSIANSSIKNGFLYTRHGKAITSESVKKMINVELMKNSCTAKHTIVSCHEQSCEPHNVGSGPLRANESIIFDVFPKDEETGYYADISRTIVRGKASLSLKNMYKAIESAQNLVFKLAKSGADGSNIHSKVVHHLKSLGYTTGKTGGRMRGFFHGTGHGVGLDLHETPRISRSKYTLMAGNVVTVEPGLYYPGIGGVRLEDMIHITDDGCINLTKFPKILEV; from the coding sequence ATGCAAAATAATGAGGCGCTTTTAATTATTGCAGATAGCGAAAAAGATTCTAATATGTTTTATGCTACAGGTTTTTCAGCACCTGATCCTTTTATTTATCTTCAGTATGTTGATAAAAAGATCATGGTCATACATGACCTTGAAATAGACCGTGCAAAGTCTCAATCTAAGACAGAAAAGGTCCTTTCCCTTTCAAAATACGAAAAAATTGCGGCACGACAAAATAGAAAACCTCCAGAACTGATCGAAACCGTTATGGTTATATTAAACGAAATTAAAATAAAAAAGCTTATAGTGCCTGAAAATTTCAGTATAAAATATGCAGATGCGCTACGAAAAAACGGATTTGAGCTGGAAGTCAGGCAGGAGCCCCTCTTTCCTGCCAGAGAGATTAAAAACAAACAGGAAATAAGGTATATAACCAGGGTTCTACGAACAACCGAGAAAGTTCTTTCGAAAGCAATTGATTCCATAGCAAACTCTTCCATCAAAAATGGTTTTTTGTACACCAGGCATGGCAAAGCAATTACCTCAGAATCGGTAAAAAAAATGATAAATGTTGAATTAATGAAAAATAGCTGTACAGCCAAGCACACTATTGTATCCTGCCATGAACAATCATGCGAACCACATAATGTAGGAAGCGGACCGTTAAGGGCCAACGAGTCTATCATATTTGATGTTTTTCCGAAAGATGAAGAAACAGGGTATTACGCAGACATCAGCAGGACTATTGTCAGGGGGAAAGCTTCTCTTTCACTTAAGAATATGTACAAGGCTATAGAGTCTGCTCAGAACTTAGTATTCAAATTAGCCAAAAGCGGTGCTGACGGCAGCAATATCCATAGTAAAGTTGTCCACCATTTAAAGTCACTTGGATATACAACAGGAAAGACCGGGGGTAGAATGAGAGGTTTTTTTCATGGAACCGGTCATGGAGTCGGCCTTGATCTCCACGAAACTCCACGAATTTCCCGTTCGAAATATACCTTAATGGCAGGAAACGTGGTTACCGTTGAACCGGGGCTCTACTATCCAGGCATTGGAGGAGTAAGACTTGAAGACATGATACATATTACCGATGACGGATGTATCAATTTGACGAAATTTCCAAAGATACTGGAAGTATAA